The following are encoded together in the uncultured Sphaerochaeta sp. genome:
- a CDS encoding Gfo/Idh/MocA family oxidoreductase has protein sequence MKFVIVGCGGMGTYHAKKFQALGARIVGAIDHNEEHLRGFCKTFGVEESYKSLDMISCFSGKADALSCCVPDCFHALCCEASVRADLAIFCEKPLTSTLEEADFLAGLQKSHPFMVNFSKRHIPSISAVQETLSCGLLGRLENVTISYLQSWNKSHVWGDPEDVFRWKWRLLSEYNRDGCLSDLGSHLLDLLFHLFGKVCFENKTIERTSPALVEYGALLKVGDNTPCTLHCSYQDPNWDDSLQLTIEGSEATLTMNTSLDRKQIVISKKDGTLTKLEGDRPVSTYQRFYDAVGSETSLSPAFEDGYRVQKLLEEMR, from the coding sequence ATGAAATTTGTCATAGTGGGCTGTGGGGGAATGGGAACCTACCACGCAAAAAAATTTCAAGCCCTGGGAGCCCGGATTGTTGGAGCAATCGATCATAATGAGGAGCACCTGAGGGGTTTCTGCAAAACCTTTGGGGTGGAAGAGAGCTATAAGAGTCTCGATATGATCTCCTGTTTTTCTGGCAAGGCCGATGCTCTCAGTTGCTGTGTCCCTGATTGTTTCCACGCCCTCTGCTGTGAGGCATCAGTGAGGGCAGACTTGGCAATCTTCTGTGAGAAGCCACTCACTTCAACCCTAGAAGAAGCTGACTTTTTGGCTGGGCTTCAGAAGAGCCATCCATTCATGGTCAATTTCTCAAAACGCCACATACCCTCTATTTCTGCAGTGCAGGAGACTCTTTCTTGTGGTTTGCTCGGAAGGCTGGAGAATGTCACTATCTCCTACCTGCAGAGCTGGAACAAGAGCCATGTCTGGGGAGACCCTGAGGACGTCTTCCGTTGGAAGTGGAGATTGCTCAGTGAATACAATCGGGATGGTTGCCTCTCTGATCTTGGAAGCCACCTTCTTGATCTGCTTTTTCATCTTTTTGGAAAGGTTTGCTTTGAGAATAAGACCATTGAACGAACCTCACCTGCCTTGGTTGAGTATGGGGCCTTGCTGAAGGTGGGGGATAACACTCCCTGCACATTGCATTGTTCCTATCAGGATCCCAATTGGGATGATTCGCTACAGCTCACTATAGAGGGTAGTGAAGCCACACTCACGATGAATACTTCCCTCGATAGAAAGCAGATTGTCATTTCCAAAAAGGACGGTACGCTCACCAAGCTTGAAGGAGATCGGCCTGTTTCGACTTATCAGCGTTTTTATGATGCTGTTGGAAGTGAAACCTCTCTTTCTCCAGCGTTTGAGGATGGATACCGGGTCCAGAAACTCTTGGAGGAGATGCGATGA
- a CDS encoding LacI family DNA-binding transcriptional regulator: MEKLVGRADVARAAGVAESTVSRALNDSPLISDEIKKKVRLAAEELGYVPSRTATLFASNRSFAIGFVVPYYKKILPFTRSYFPALLDGLLLGTLNHNYNVGIIFENYLGKYRSYRDLITSHSYDGLIFAITKDQFPEIDPLIEHNLPFVLVNNYREGAASIYARPDKGMRKAFAHAHELGHHHIGYVTGDLQFKNGKDRLQAFEELASLYHLQTTIVEGNFSRNSGFNAFRQFGKKESLIMTASDRQAFGFLQACSEHSKKVPQDISLIGYDNFQPAGTSTPPLTTVDHPIMEMGAEAVQMLIGMIEHGTAAEQRWAETGFEVRKSTRSLGE, encoded by the coding sequence ATGGAGAAGCTTGTAGGAAGGGCTGATGTAGCCCGCGCAGCAGGGGTAGCGGAGTCCACGGTCTCCCGTGCACTCAACGATTCCCCTCTTATCAGTGATGAGATTAAGAAGAAAGTACGACTTGCCGCAGAAGAGCTGGGATATGTCCCCTCAAGGACTGCAACACTCTTCGCAAGCAATAGAAGCTTTGCCATTGGCTTTGTGGTACCCTACTACAAGAAAATCTTGCCCTTTACCCGTTCCTATTTCCCTGCGCTCCTCGATGGATTGTTGCTTGGAACGCTGAACCACAACTACAATGTTGGGATTATCTTTGAGAACTATCTGGGCAAGTACCGCAGTTACCGGGACCTTATCACCAGCCATAGCTATGATGGCCTCATCTTTGCCATTACCAAGGACCAGTTTCCCGAGATCGATCCACTTATCGAGCACAACCTCCCCTTTGTGTTGGTGAACAACTACCGAGAGGGAGCTGCAAGCATCTATGCTCGTCCTGATAAGGGGATGAGAAAGGCGTTTGCCCATGCCCATGAGCTGGGTCACCACCACATCGGGTATGTGACGGGGGACCTGCAGTTCAAGAACGGCAAGGACAGACTCCAGGCCTTTGAGGAGCTTGCCTCTCTCTATCACTTGCAGACAACGATTGTCGAAGGAAACTTCTCCAGGAACTCAGGTTTCAATGCGTTTCGTCAGTTTGGCAAGAAGGAATCACTGATCATGACGGCCAGTGACCGACAAGCCTTTGGCTTTCTCCAGGCCTGCAGTGAACACTCCAAGAAGGTTCCCCAGGATATCTCCCTCATCGGATATGACAACTTCCAGCCTGCTGGTACCAGTACTCCTCCCTTGACTACAGTCGACCATCCGATCATGGAGATGGGAGCGGAAGCAGTGCAGATGTTGATTGGTATGATCGAGCATGGGACAGCAGCCGAACAGCGTTGGGCAGAGACCGGTTTCGAGGTGAGAAAGTCCACCCGATCCTTGGGAGAATGA
- a CDS encoding transcription termination/antitermination NusG family protein: MNYYFIACRTGREEYVKAHLLKFFSRELEEEEVMAFIPMRRMIDRRKGKKIMNDHPILPGYLLLSSEVSLQDYGRDVLKLPGCYGFLRNLNKTIELQGPDYEYAAWIMHNKGTIKPSKVVYKKGEPIKIIDGPMQDFMGTIVKVDYRHSRVMVEFQFAEVIRRVSMPVEFVESSS, from the coding sequence ATGAACTACTACTTCATTGCTTGCAGGACAGGACGAGAAGAGTATGTGAAGGCTCATCTGCTCAAATTCTTCAGTCGCGAACTTGAGGAAGAGGAAGTGATGGCCTTCATTCCCATGCGTCGTATGATTGACCGTCGCAAGGGCAAGAAGATCATGAATGACCATCCTATACTCCCTGGGTACCTGTTGCTCTCCAGTGAAGTATCCTTGCAGGATTACGGACGGGATGTGCTAAAGCTTCCAGGTTGCTATGGGTTTCTGAGAAATCTGAACAAGACCATCGAACTGCAAGGGCCTGATTACGAGTATGCTGCTTGGATTATGCACAACAAGGGTACAATTAAGCCATCGAAAGTAGTTTATAAGAAGGGTGAGCCGATTAAAATTATCGACGGACCGATGCAGGACTTCATGGGTACAATCGTGAAGGTTGACTATCGCCACAGCAGGGTAATGGTCGAGTTCCAGTTTGCAGAGGTAATTAGAAGGGTGAGTATGCCAGTGGAGTTTGTTGAATCCAGCAGTTAG
- a CDS encoding nucleoside-diphosphate sugar epimerase/dehydratase: MSEMVKSRYIRWVVLMAMDALFLFVAGLLASWVVFQTLPFNFDSLLYFNILATILLLFAVRFYHIRISESSLDLLGRGLTAFIPVTILGVLLIGFYLGFQSDWIPFIVSTDIFGFLMVMGFRVFYRSVLVLKNKQSNNQHPRAVIYGAGELGNTLVRQYQKGKLAYHIVGFVDDEVHLHGTYMLGVKVYGSVNDLPQVLQNLKAKTLIIAITQIDQERMLLAVDAAKEAGCDIKVIPSLFEMQEGQKELDLRNLDYADLLGRPLISIDKEPIRQMVRGKRVLVTGAGGSIGSEICRQLLSYGPEQLLLLDVDETELHDLSLRLHNYQKEWSDLVVPIVCDIKNRKKIDRIMTQFKPQLVFHAAAYKHVPLQELYPEEAITTNINGSYAVLKSAKEHQVEKVVVISTDKAVNPTNVMGATKRVVELMAGMLNSKETEIVCVRFGNVLGSRGSMLPLFMDQIKAGVPITVTHKDIIRYFMAIPEAVGLVFKAASMAKGGEVMVLDMGQPVKIYDFAEKLVKYYGDSRSQVIVTGLRPGEKLYEELLANKDTTIPTEEKLVFKAKVNNHTISELSFLNHYLTSFEKSTPEVMLKMLHELVPEFKDPKM, encoded by the coding sequence ATGAGTGAAATGGTGAAGAGTCGTTATATACGCTGGGTTGTCCTGATGGCAATGGATGCACTTTTTTTGTTTGTTGCCGGACTGCTGGCTTCCTGGGTGGTTTTTCAGACCTTGCCTTTCAATTTTGATTCATTACTCTATTTTAATATCCTTGCCACCATCCTACTCCTTTTCGCCGTTCGTTTTTACCATATCAGAATCAGTGAGAGCTCCCTCGACCTGCTCGGTCGGGGTTTGACCGCGTTTATTCCGGTAACCATCCTTGGTGTTCTGCTTATTGGCTTTTACCTTGGGTTCCAGAGCGATTGGATTCCGTTCATAGTCAGTACCGATATTTTTGGATTTCTCATGGTGATGGGTTTTCGTGTTTTTTACCGGTCGGTCTTGGTGCTTAAAAACAAGCAAAGCAACAACCAGCATCCACGTGCTGTCATCTATGGGGCAGGGGAGTTAGGAAACACTCTGGTAAGACAGTACCAAAAGGGCAAGCTTGCCTACCACATTGTAGGATTTGTTGATGATGAGGTGCATTTACACGGCACATACATGCTCGGGGTGAAGGTCTACGGGAGTGTGAATGATTTGCCTCAGGTTCTTCAGAACCTGAAAGCCAAGACACTCATCATTGCCATTACCCAGATTGACCAGGAAAGAATGCTTCTGGCAGTTGATGCAGCAAAGGAAGCAGGTTGTGACATCAAGGTCATCCCTTCCCTCTTTGAGATGCAAGAGGGCCAGAAAGAGCTGGACCTGAGAAACCTAGACTATGCAGATTTGCTTGGCCGTCCCTTGATCAGCATCGATAAGGAGCCGATCAGGCAGATGGTTCGTGGAAAACGTGTTCTGGTGACGGGAGCAGGAGGAAGCATCGGCAGCGAGATTTGCAGGCAGTTGCTTTCCTACGGTCCTGAGCAACTCCTGTTGCTCGATGTTGATGAGACAGAGCTTCATGACCTTTCCCTACGATTGCACAACTACCAGAAGGAGTGGAGTGATCTGGTCGTCCCTATTGTCTGTGATATCAAAAACCGAAAGAAGATTGACCGTATCATGACCCAGTTCAAACCACAGCTGGTCTTCCACGCTGCAGCCTACAAGCATGTGCCGCTTCAGGAACTGTATCCGGAGGAGGCTATTACCACCAACATCAATGGCTCCTATGCGGTGCTCAAGAGTGCCAAGGAACATCAGGTTGAGAAAGTCGTGGTCATCTCCACCGACAAAGCGGTAAACCCAACCAATGTAATGGGGGCTACCAAGCGGGTGGTTGAGTTGATGGCCGGCATGCTTAACAGCAAGGAGACAGAAATTGTCTGTGTACGCTTTGGCAATGTGCTGGGAAGCCGGGGAAGCATGCTTCCGCTCTTCATGGACCAGATCAAGGCAGGGGTTCCCATAACCGTCACCCATAAAGACATTATCCGTTACTTCATGGCAATTCCTGAGGCAGTTGGCTTGGTCTTCAAGGCCGCCAGTATGGCTAAGGGTGGAGAAGTGATGGTCCTTGATATGGGTCAGCCAGTCAAGATTTATGATTTTGCAGAGAAGTTGGTGAAGTATTATGGGGATAGTAGGAGCCAGGTCATCGTTACTGGTCTACGCCCTGGGGAGAAGCTCTATGAGGAACTCCTTGCCAACAAGGATACCACCATCCCCACCGAGGAGAAGTTGGTGTTCAAGGCAAAAGTGAATAACCACACCATCAGTGAGCTGTCTTTCCTGAATCACTATCTCACTTCCTTCGAGAAGTCCACTCCTGAGGTGATGCTGAAGATGCTCCATGAGTTGGTTCCTGAGTTCAAGGATCCAAAGATGTAG
- the aroE gene encoding shikimate dehydrogenase, which translates to MDTLYALMKGPLPSLFFCIGSPVVGNPTQYMMEKAFLDMDFPGQYITCEVQPEDLQTALEGLKALHVAGGNVTAPFKQQVFPYLDRFTESARLSNAVNCITLQEDGTYQGDNTDGKGFLQSLKEQVSNLSERRVVLFGSGGAASAIAVELVLSEVKEVILVNRTREKAERLAERLQGITGTRIFTQAWEGIYQIEEDGLVVVQATSVGLFDENSCIDVAFSQGIRDVIACDVVFNPTDTAFLKRAREAGATTLDGLGMLVNQGVLGVQNWTGKVPDAQVMRSALEKAFVI; encoded by the coding sequence ATGGATACATTATATGCACTGATGAAGGGACCGCTTCCTTCACTGTTTTTCTGCATTGGCAGCCCGGTGGTGGGAAACCCTACTCAATATATGATGGAGAAAGCCTTTTTGGATATGGATTTTCCGGGTCAGTACATCACCTGCGAAGTACAACCTGAAGACCTACAAACAGCATTGGAGGGGTTGAAAGCCCTGCATGTTGCCGGAGGCAATGTCACCGCTCCTTTTAAACAACAGGTCTTTCCCTATCTGGACCGTTTTACTGAGAGTGCGCGACTCAGCAATGCGGTGAACTGTATTACTCTGCAAGAGGACGGAACGTATCAAGGAGATAATACTGACGGAAAAGGATTCCTCCAGTCATTGAAGGAGCAGGTCAGCAATCTCAGTGAAAGGCGCGTGGTGCTCTTTGGTTCAGGTGGAGCCGCCTCAGCCATTGCCGTAGAATTGGTCCTCTCTGAGGTGAAAGAAGTCATTCTGGTAAACCGTACCAGAGAAAAAGCAGAGAGACTTGCAGAGCGGTTACAGGGTATTACAGGAACTAGGATATTCACCCAAGCTTGGGAGGGTATCTATCAGATAGAAGAAGATGGTTTGGTGGTTGTTCAGGCAACCAGTGTTGGTCTCTTTGATGAGAATAGCTGTATAGATGTTGCCTTTTCTCAGGGAATTCGGGATGTGATAGCTTGTGATGTGGTGTTTAACCCCACCGATACGGCATTCTTGAAGCGTGCAAGGGAAGCAGGAGCAACTACTCTTGATGGACTAGGAATGTTGGTGAACCAAGGAGTTCTTGGGGTGCAGAATTGGACTGGGAAGGTGCCTGATGCTCAGGTGATGAGGTCAGCACTGGAAAAGGCCTTCGTCATCTGA
- a CDS encoding response regulator, translating to MFLTNLLNDILDFGIDGVLTAKRINQISKDVWVVATSAFISVEEKERCKQVGIQEFLRKPVEQSELIDMLCRYSKRSRS from the coding sequence ATGTTCCTGACGAATCTGCTCAATGATATACTCGATTTCGGAATAGATGGGGTACTTACAGCAAAAAGAATAAACCAAATTTCCAAGGATGTATGGGTGGTCGCTACCTCAGCCTTCATCAGTGTTGAGGAGAAGGAGCGTTGTAAGCAGGTAGGGATCCAAGAATTCCTTCGTAAGCCTGTAGAGCAATCTGAACTAATTGACATGCTCTGCCGCTATTCTAAACGTTCGCGTTCCTGA
- a CDS encoding helix-turn-helix domain-containing protein gives MNEKDFGLLVESIQEGGKILRKEKEPARIFVFSPPDIRDIRNKAKATQIEFASMIGVSVATLRNWEQGRRTPEGPALALLKGASVDPQYIKKILNQ, from the coding sequence ATGAATGAAAAAGATTTTGGATTGTTGGTAGAGAGTATACAAGAAGGTGGGAAAATTCTGCGAAAGGAAAAAGAGCCTGCTCGAATTTTCGTATTCTCACCACCAGATATAAGAGATATACGTAATAAGGCAAAGGCAACACAGATTGAATTTGCTTCAATGATTGGTGTCAGCGTAGCTACACTAAGGAATTGGGAACAGGGTAGGAGAACTCCAGAGGGGCCTGCTTTGGCTCTTCTAAAAGGGGCATCCGTGGATCCTCAATACATCAAGAAAATCTTGAACCAGTAA